The genomic region GTTCTTCAGGCGCAAGGCGGCGTATTCGGCCACGATGTCGTCGAGCTTGCCGTCGAAGGGCGTGGGGGCGTCCATGTCCAGGCCTTCGAGGTCCACCAGGGGCCAGTAGATCAGCGTGAGGGCCTTCGCCGACGAGGGGGCGGCGGCCAGGAGCAGGGAGTCGCCGCGCACGATCCAGGCGGAGCACTCGGCCGGGGCGGCCAGCTGCTGCCAGGAGTCGTCGCCGTGCTTGGTCAGGCGGGCGTGGGTGTCGTCGCGGTAGAGCCCGTAGTCGGCCATGAAGTCGGCGGGCAGGGGGTAGTCCGCGCGGCCGGGTTCCGCGAGGAAAACGTGCACGGCGCGGCCCAGTTCAACGTCGTTGCGGTAGAGCACGTGGGAGAGCCTGCGGTAGGCCTTGGCCACGGCCTTGAGGATCTGCTGGTCGCTCCAGCGGGTCTTGGCCTCGTCGGCGAGTTCGAGCCTGATGTCTTCCAGGAGTTCCGATACGGTCATGTCGCGTCCTTTGCCAGGGCGCGGCCACCATAGCGCAAGGCGGGGCGCGGCGCAGCCCACATGGCGCTATGTGGGGAAAATGCGAAAAAATGCTCGATTTGACGGGGCATGGGCGAAGGCCTACACTCGCTTTCCATACTGACTTGATCGGAGATGATGCATGAACGTTTCGATTCTCATCGATGGCAGCTTTTTCTGGATGAAACACATGGAAGCCCGCCTGGGCCAGCCGCCCACGGCGGAGTC from Fundidesulfovibrio magnetotacticus harbors:
- a CDS encoding phage adaptor protein; the encoded protein is MTVSELLEDIRLELADEAKTRWSDQQILKAVAKAYRRLSHVLYRNDVELGRAVHVFLAEPGRADYPLPADFMADYGLYRDDTHARLTKHGDDSWQQLAAPAECSAWIVRGDSLLLAAAPSSAKALTLIYWPLVDLEGLDMDAPTPFDGKLDDIVAEYAALRLKNIDEMDVAQDGQLLQDMENNLLNTYSAISPVTVTRRGWLA